The Conger conger chromosome 15, fConCon1.1, whole genome shotgun sequence genome contains a region encoding:
- the lactb gene encoding serine beta-lactamase-like protein LACTB, mitochondrial isoform X1: protein MSRLLSRSADLLSIRCKDISPQKMRSYSSLWSNNKCTLRKHTVVFQQNRALFTSLRQRIFQIFRSKQSKIWILGLGAGFVLTLGLMDRVYLSERSDCNEAENDRSESARYCSAIEISRDLLQRIKVQDEVGAPGIVVGVSVDGTPIWLEGLGYADLENRVACCPKTVMRIASISKPLTAVAVARLWGEGQLDLDAPVQKYVPEFPEKQFEGEAVTITTRMLLSHLSGIRHYERDAKKVKELKEKAKRLLKLPEGQKKEEEKNIENTESPKMEDSGTKSKQANRKKEFEHEEYYLKEGFQSVIDALDLFKDDPLIFKPGTTFLYSTHAYTLVSAVVERVVGQRFLDHMMKVFRELGMLNTVPEKNDPIIYHRSRFYNFTKKGRVVNCPYVDNSYKWAGGGFLSTVGDLLLFGNAMLYSYQIAHVKNVKGLLPGFLKPETIRATWTPVDKTEPTWDRDGLYGMGWLVVEKQQDYGHCRSRRHYVSHTGGAVGASSVLLVYPSDPVEPRGDPPALPKGVVVTIIANMQSVGLNTTALKIAQEFDKARGV, encoded by the exons ATGTCTCGATTGCTTTCACGTTCAGCGGATCTTCTAAGCATTAGGTGTAAGGACATCTCCCCGCAGAAAATGCGTTCCTACTCTTCCCTGTGGTCTAATAATAAATGTACACTTCGTAAACACACCGTTGTTTTTCAACAGAACCGAGCCCTCTTCACGTCGCTGAGACAACGGATTTTTCAGATCTTTCGCTCAAAGCAATCAAAGATTTGGATTTTAGGGCTTGGTGCtgggtttgttttgactttAGGGTTAATGGACCGAGTGTACCTTTCCGAACGTTCTGACTGCAACGAAGCAGAAAACGATCGCTCAGAGTCTGCGAGATATTGCAGTGCCATAGAAATAAGCAGAGACCTACTCCAAAGGATAAAGGTACAG GACGAAGTGGGAGCTCCAGGGATTGTAGTTGGGGTGTCTGTGGATGGAACTCCAATATGGCTTGAAG GTCTTGGTTATGCTGATCTGGAGAACAGAGTGGCCTGTTGCCCAAAGACGGTGATGCGCATCGCTAGCATTAGCAAGCCCCTCACAGCGGTAGCTGTGGCCAGACTCTGGGGGGAGGGCCAGCTGGATCTGGATGCCCCTGTGCAGAAATATGTTCCCGAATTCCCAGAGAAACAGTTTGAGGGTGAAGCT GTCACAATAACTACACGAATGTTACTATCCCATCTGAGTGGAATTCGTCACTACGAGAGGGACGCAAAGAAGGTAAAGGAGTTGAAGGAAAAAGCAAAGAGACTTTTGAAACTGCCTGAGGGgcaaaaaaaagaggaagagaagaacATTGAAAATACAGaatcccctaaaatggaggacaGTGGCACCAAGAGTAAGCAGGCCAACCGAAAGAAGGAATTTGAGCACGAGGAGTACTACCTAAAAGAAGGGTTTCAGAGTGTAATTGATGCCCTGGATTTGTTTAAAGATGATCCACTTATTTTCAAACCAG GCACCACGTTCCTGTACTCCACCCATGCCTACACGCTGGTCAGTGCGGTGGTGGAGAGGGTGGTGGGTCAGCGATTCCTGGATCACATGATGAAGGTGTTCCGCGAACTGGGCATGCTCAACACTGTGCCAGAGAAGAATGACCCTATTATATATCACCGCTCAAG ATTTTACAATTTCACCAAAAAAGGCCGTGTGGTGAATTGCCCCTATGTGGACAACTCCTATAAGTGGGCAGGGGGCGGGTTCCTCTCCACTGTGGGAGACCTGCTGCTGTTCGGAAATGCCATGCTCTACAGCTACCAGATAGCCCATGTGAAAAACGTGAAGGGCCTCCTGCCGGGATTCCTCAAGCCAGAGACTATCAGAGCTACGTGGACCCCGGTGGACAAAACAGAGCCAACGTGGGATAGAGACGGCCTGTACGGCATGGGCTGGCTGGTGGTGGAGAAACAGCAGGACTATGGCCATTGTAGGAGTCGCAGGCACTATGTCTCACacacagggggcgctgtaggGGCGAGCAGTGTTCTTTTGGTGTACCCGAGTGACCCGGTGGAGCCTCGGGGGGACCCACCGGCACTCCCTAAGGGAGTCGTGGTTACCATCATCGCCAACATGCAGTCCGTGGGACTGAACACCACTGCCTTGAAGATTGCACAGGAATTTGATAAAGCTAGaggggtctga
- the LOC133111773 gene encoding pro-neuregulin-4, membrane-bound isoform-like, with translation MMADHGEPCGALEASYCLHGGTCFMIPTVVTPNCKCAPNYKGNRCNEMQLPSTSMDAERAGLIAAVVIVVLLILVILAVVIYYTCKVWKRKPKTTQNTEYWKVARRV, from the exons ATGATGGCTG ACCACGGAGAACCTTGCGGAGCCCTGGAGGCCTCCTACTGCCTGCACGGGGGCACCTGCTTCATGATCCCTACTGTGGTCACACCAAACTGCAA GTGCGCCCCCAACTACAAGGGCAACAGGTGCAACGAGATGCAGCTGCCCAGCACCTCCATGGACGCGGAGCGGGCCGGACTCATCGCCGCCGTGGTCATCGTCGTGCTCCTGATTCTGGTGATCCTCGCCGTCGTCATCTACTACACGTGCAA agtGTGGAAACGGAAACCAAAGACCACCCAGAACACAGAGTACTGGAAAGTTGCACGGAGAGTATGA
- the lactb gene encoding serine beta-lactamase-like protein LACTB, mitochondrial isoform X2: MSRLLSRSADLLSIRCKDISPQKMRSYSSLWSNNKCTLRKHTVVFQQNRALFTSLRQRIFQIFRSKQSKIWILGLGAGFVLTLGLMDRVYLSERSDCNEAENDRSESARYCSAIEISRDLLQRIKDEVGAPGIVVGVSVDGTPIWLEGLGYADLENRVACCPKTVMRIASISKPLTAVAVARLWGEGQLDLDAPVQKYVPEFPEKQFEGEAVTITTRMLLSHLSGIRHYERDAKKVKELKEKAKRLLKLPEGQKKEEEKNIENTESPKMEDSGTKSKQANRKKEFEHEEYYLKEGFQSVIDALDLFKDDPLIFKPGTTFLYSTHAYTLVSAVVERVVGQRFLDHMMKVFRELGMLNTVPEKNDPIIYHRSRFYNFTKKGRVVNCPYVDNSYKWAGGGFLSTVGDLLLFGNAMLYSYQIAHVKNVKGLLPGFLKPETIRATWTPVDKTEPTWDRDGLYGMGWLVVEKQQDYGHCRSRRHYVSHTGGAVGASSVLLVYPSDPVEPRGDPPALPKGVVVTIIANMQSVGLNTTALKIAQEFDKARGV; the protein is encoded by the exons ATGTCTCGATTGCTTTCACGTTCAGCGGATCTTCTAAGCATTAGGTGTAAGGACATCTCCCCGCAGAAAATGCGTTCCTACTCTTCCCTGTGGTCTAATAATAAATGTACACTTCGTAAACACACCGTTGTTTTTCAACAGAACCGAGCCCTCTTCACGTCGCTGAGACAACGGATTTTTCAGATCTTTCGCTCAAAGCAATCAAAGATTTGGATTTTAGGGCTTGGTGCtgggtttgttttgactttAGGGTTAATGGACCGAGTGTACCTTTCCGAACGTTCTGACTGCAACGAAGCAGAAAACGATCGCTCAGAGTCTGCGAGATATTGCAGTGCCATAGAAATAAGCAGAGACCTACTCCAAAGGATAAAG GACGAAGTGGGAGCTCCAGGGATTGTAGTTGGGGTGTCTGTGGATGGAACTCCAATATGGCTTGAAG GTCTTGGTTATGCTGATCTGGAGAACAGAGTGGCCTGTTGCCCAAAGACGGTGATGCGCATCGCTAGCATTAGCAAGCCCCTCACAGCGGTAGCTGTGGCCAGACTCTGGGGGGAGGGCCAGCTGGATCTGGATGCCCCTGTGCAGAAATATGTTCCCGAATTCCCAGAGAAACAGTTTGAGGGTGAAGCT GTCACAATAACTACACGAATGTTACTATCCCATCTGAGTGGAATTCGTCACTACGAGAGGGACGCAAAGAAGGTAAAGGAGTTGAAGGAAAAAGCAAAGAGACTTTTGAAACTGCCTGAGGGgcaaaaaaaagaggaagagaagaacATTGAAAATACAGaatcccctaaaatggaggacaGTGGCACCAAGAGTAAGCAGGCCAACCGAAAGAAGGAATTTGAGCACGAGGAGTACTACCTAAAAGAAGGGTTTCAGAGTGTAATTGATGCCCTGGATTTGTTTAAAGATGATCCACTTATTTTCAAACCAG GCACCACGTTCCTGTACTCCACCCATGCCTACACGCTGGTCAGTGCGGTGGTGGAGAGGGTGGTGGGTCAGCGATTCCTGGATCACATGATGAAGGTGTTCCGCGAACTGGGCATGCTCAACACTGTGCCAGAGAAGAATGACCCTATTATATATCACCGCTCAAG ATTTTACAATTTCACCAAAAAAGGCCGTGTGGTGAATTGCCCCTATGTGGACAACTCCTATAAGTGGGCAGGGGGCGGGTTCCTCTCCACTGTGGGAGACCTGCTGCTGTTCGGAAATGCCATGCTCTACAGCTACCAGATAGCCCATGTGAAAAACGTGAAGGGCCTCCTGCCGGGATTCCTCAAGCCAGAGACTATCAGAGCTACGTGGACCCCGGTGGACAAAACAGAGCCAACGTGGGATAGAGACGGCCTGTACGGCATGGGCTGGCTGGTGGTGGAGAAACAGCAGGACTATGGCCATTGTAGGAGTCGCAGGCACTATGTCTCACacacagggggcgctgtaggGGCGAGCAGTGTTCTTTTGGTGTACCCGAGTGACCCGGTGGAGCCTCGGGGGGACCCACCGGCACTCCCTAAGGGAGTCGTGGTTACCATCATCGCCAACATGCAGTCCGTGGGACTGAACACCACTGCCTTGAAGATTGCACAGGAATTTGATAAAGCTAGaggggtctga
- the fbxo22 gene encoding F-box only protein 22, which translates to MEGNVENPCIGPGSQAGYVLSNVAEVVERILTFVPTKSLLRTACVCRLWRNCARRVLRTQQRVAWVSATGCGSEKGHVLHRNLTDEVENVYLLPQTVLIMADCETIIGPDCCYRQKKARKTDSSELALELKALFPRDCEILGVATSGVVLTPNGLSSSPPQEHQDGEAGFALMFPSMEGVTVRPFHFCTKSLSNAALEEAGLVGNPDLRVVFLFEYEAFRSRAARFLKKVLKPLAQSSALVAGGHVESVFTHSRDCCGQGSYGLSGLALSGSRVQGASVLLDQDVATEKDAEAVLRRLKAANFPERNTLGFMFACLGRGHNHYGKRNVEADTFRKVFPNTPLFGFFGNGEIGCDRIATSSYTLSEASGASESDTDSMQHTYTTVMVLVHLG; encoded by the exons ATGGAAGGAAATGTTGAAAATCCATGCATAGGACCTGGAAGCCAAGCTGGTTACGTTTTAAGTAATgtggctgaagtggtggagagAATTTTGACGTTCGTTCCAACCAAGTCGTTGCTCCGCACAGCTTG TGTTTGCAGGCTGTGGAGGAACTGCGCCCGGCGGGTGTTGAGGACGCAGCAGCGGGTTGCCTGGGTTTCGGCCACGGGCTGCGGCAGCGAAAAAGGCCATGTCTTGCACAGGAATTTGACAGATGAGGTCGAG AACGTGTACTTGCTGCCTCAGACAGTTTTGATAATGGCAGACTGTGAGACCATCATCGGACCGGACTGTTGCTACAGGCAGAAAAAAG CGAGGAAGACGGACAGCTCTGAACTGGCGTTGGAGCTGAAGGCGCTGTTCCCCAGGGACTGTGAGATTCTGGGTGTCGCAACATCTGGAGTTGTGC TGACGCCCAATGGTCtgagctccagcccccctcagGAACACCAGGATGGGGAGGCGGGCTTCGCGCTCATGTTCCCCAGCATGGAGGGAGTCACCGTGCGCCCCTTCCACTTCTGCACGAAGAGCCTCTCCAACGCAGCACTCGAGGAAGCAG GGCTTGTGGGTAACCCGGACCTGCGGGTGGTCTTCCTCTTCGAGTACGAGGCGTTCAGATCGCGAGCGGCCCGCTTCCTCAAGAAGGTCCTGAAGCCGCTGGCCCAGAGCAGTGCCCTGGTGGCCGGGGGGCACGTGGAGAGCGTCTTCACCCACTCTAGGGACTG CTGTGGGCAGGGCTCGTACGGCTTGTCGGGTCTGGCGCTGAGCGGCTCGCGGGTGCAGGGCGCGTCGGTGCTGCTGGACCAGGACGTGGCCACCGAGAAGGACGCCGAGGCGGTCCTGCGGCGGCTGAAGGCCGCCAACTTCCCCGAGCGCAACACGCTGGGCTTCATGTTCGCCTGCCTGGGCCGCGGCCACAACCACTACGGCAAGCGCAACGTGGAGGCGGACACCTTCCGGAAGGTCTTCCCCAACACGCCGCTCTTCGGCTTCTTCGGCAACGGCGAGATCGGCTGCGACCGCATCGCCACGAGCAGCTACACCCTGAGCGAGGCGAGCGGGGCGAGCGAGAGCGACACGGACAGCATGCAGCACACCTACACCACCGTCATGGTGCTGGTGCACCTGGGCTGA